The segment ATAGTGTCTTTTGGCTCTACAACAGAACAGGGGAGGAATGGCTTTTGAATTTGGCTGAAAAAATTCACCGGAACACTGCTCCCTGGTCTAAAAGAGACAATACCCTGGAAGAAATAGGAAATTGGAAGGAAACCAGGGAAGGCACAGATTGGCCTTCCTGGTATTCTAACCTGGTGGACTGGCATAATGTTAATGTTGCTCAGGGATTTCGTGAACTAAGCACAATATTACCAGTTAAGCCATAACGGGGAGGATCTGGAGGCAACGTATGAAAACTTTAGGATAATTAGAGAACATTTTGGCCAGGTACCGGGTGGAATGTTTGGAGCAGATGAAAACGCCCGACCGGGTTATGATGACCCACGACAGGGGATAGAAACCTGCGGCGTGGTGGAGCAAATGAATTCCAATGAAAATCTTCTACAAATAACGGGAGACATTTTTTGGGCTGATCATACTGAAGAAATTACCTTTAATACGCTTCCGGCGACAATGATGCCAGATTTTAAAGCTTTAAGGTACATCACCAGTCCTAATATGGTTCTAAATGATGACCAAAATCACCGTCCGGGAATTATGAACGACGGACCATTTCTTATGATGAATCCTTTTAGTTCACGTTGCTGTCAACACAACCACGGGCAGGGATGGCCGTATTTAATAGAAAACCTTTGGATGGCTACCCCTGATAATGGTTTGGCTGCAGTCATTTATGCTCCGAGTACTGTTAATGCCAAAGTTGCTGATGGTAAAGAAGTGACAATTACCTCTGATACCAAATATCCATTTGAGGAGGATCTGGAATTCAAACTAAATTTAGACAGCACAGAAGTTAATTTCCCTCTGTATCTAAGAATTCCCGGTTGGGCTGCCTCAGCTTCTGTTTCTATCAACAATAAACAAATTCAAGCAACTCCTGAAGCAGGAAAATATCTTCGTATTTCCCGAAACTGGAAAAATGGAGATGTGGTCAAATTGTCCTTACCAAAAGAATTGAAATTAACCACCTGGGAGAAAAACCACAACAGTATTAGTGTCGCATACGGTCCATTGACGTTTTCCCTCAAAATAGGGGAAGATTATATTAAAAAAGAGAGCGATGAAACGGCAATAGGTGATTCCAAATGGCAGGAAGGGGTGAATAAGGAGGAATGGCCGTCATTTGAAATACACCCTACAACACCTTGGAATTATGGGCTAATTATAAATAAAGACGATCTTCAGGAATCTTTTACTATTGAGAATCGGGCGTGGCCGGAAAATAATTTTCCATTCACGGTTGAATCTGCGCCCATAGTTATTAAGGCTAAAGCTAAAAAAATTCCTTCATGGAAGATAGATGAACATGGATTGGCAGGTGAATTAAATGACAGTCCCGTAAAGTCTAATGAACCCGTTGAGACGGTAGAATTAATTCCTATGGGCGCAGCAAGGTTAAGAATAAGTGCTTTTCCGGTTATTGGAGAGGGAGAGGGAGCAAATGAATGGAAATAAGATTTAAGATTTATAAGATAAGAAAGCGAAAGATGAAATTTATAATAACCTTTTTATTGTGCTTTGTACTCAAACAAGGTTTTTCGCAGAACACAAACTACCTAAAGGCCAACGCTCAAACAATTTTACTTGCAGATCCCACTGTATTTGAAAATGAAGGAACATATTATTTGTATGGTACCAATAATGATCCTTCCATTAAAGAACAGGGCTTCCTGGTGTACACTTCAAAGGACCTGAGGGAATGGAAGGGACCTGTAGGTGCGAAGGATGGTTTTGCACTAAAAAAGGGGGATTCTTTTGGAACTAAAGGTTTTTGGGCACCACAGGTATTCAAATATAAAGGTATATTTTACATGGCATACACTGCCGATGAACAAATCGCCATAGCAACTGCTAAAAGTCCTCTGGGGCCCTTTTTAAATTCTTCAGCAAAAGCTTTAGAAGCCCCGGTAAAACAAATAGATCCATTTATATTTATTGATGAAGAAGGCAAAAAATATCTTTACCACGTTCGTCTCCAGGATGGAAACAGGATCTTTGTTGCTGAAATGAACGATGATTTCAAAAGTATTAAAACAGAAACTCTTCAGGAAATTATTTCTGGGGAGGAAGAATGGGAAAATACTCAAAATGTTGAGTGGCTTATGAACTGAAGGTCCTACTGTAATTAAATATCAGGAATACTATTACCTTATTTATTCTGCCAATGATTTTCGAAATCCAGATTATGCTGTTGGCTATGCAACCAGTAAAAGTCCGCTGGGGCCGTGGAGAAAAGCTAATAACGGCCCCATCATTTCCCGAAGCTTTATGGGTGAAAATGGTCCTGGCCATGGGGATCTTTTTAGGAACAGTAAGAATGAATTGCTATACGTTTTCCATACTCATTACTCCGGCAGCGAAGTACACCCTCGAAAAACAGCAATTACCAAACTGATCTTCGAAGATTCCGGAGCTGTTCCGGTTCTGAAAATGGATCGGGGTAGTTTTAAGCTTTAGCGGAAAGAGGGAGAATCTTTCTGGTTTTTTCTTCCCAAAATTTTTTTAACTTCAGAAGAAGAACATTTACAACTACATCTTATGGAGCTGAAGAAGTATAATTTCAAAGACGACGGAAAAATTCCCAATAACAAACTCCCTTTATTACTCTACAAAGGAGCATTTATCGAAAGCGGAGAAGAAGCTGCGAATATGCTTGAGGAGAACTTTACATCGAACAATTGGAAGAATTCCTGGAGAAATGGAGTATACGATTTCCACCATTACCACAGCAATACCCACGAAGTACTGGGAGTTTATAGCGGCAAAGCTTTGTTGCACCTTGGTGGGGAAGAAGGAGAGAAAATTGAAGTAGTGGCAGGAGATATAATTGTAATTCCTGCCGGAGTTGGCCACAAAAATTTAGGAAGTGAAAATTTTAAAATTGTTGGAGCTTATCCTGATGGACGGGACTATAATATGAACTACGGAAAAGAGGGAGAAAGACCTAGCAGCTGATAAGAACATTTCAAAAGTTCCAATTCCTGATACTGATCCTTTCTTCGGAAAAAAAGAAGGTGTTCCTGAAATTTGGAAATAATAGATATCACTTAAAAACTTTATTATTTGGTTTTAATACAGGCCCCACCCGGGGCTTATTTTTTTGCCTATTTCTGAATGCAAACGTTGTAGTTGTCATCTTCTGAAAAGCTGTAGCAGTAAAGGTTTTCAGAATCTTTTGAAAACATTCCAAAACCTGATACTCGTCATAATTTATCCTGCATTCCTGGTGCAACTTTGTATCAAATTAAAAAGGTAAATCATGAAAACTTTAAAGAACATTAAACTGGTAGTAGGAACTGTACTAATGATGGTGGTAACTGCTCAATTTTCTATAGCCCAAACTTATAATCTAAATAATACAGCTTCCACTTTAAAAGTAGAAGGAACCTCTAACGTTCACGACTGGGAAGTAGTGGCAAAAGACCAAAAAGGAAACTCGTGGCAGAGTTTGCCGATGGGCAACTGGTAAAGATAAACCAACTGGAGTTTGCAGTACAGGCTGAAAGCTTAAAGAGTGGAAAATCCGGGATGGATAAGAATACTTACAAAGCTTTGAAGACAGATAGTAACAAAGACATCACTTATAAGCTAAACAAGGTAAACAACATAGACTGTGTCACTGCCGGAAGCTGTAAAGTAACCACCAGCGGAACTCTCACCATAGCCGGAACATCAAAACCTGTAGAGATCACTTTTGACGCTAAAGTAACAGGGGACAAAGTAACCCTTACCGGAAGCAAAAGCTTAAAAATGACTGAATTCAAGGTAGATCCTCCAACAGCGATGTTTGGTACCATTACTACCGGGGACCAGGTCAACATAAAATTTCAATCAACATTTTCTAAATAAAACTATCCACAACAACAATTAATTCTATCACAATGAAAACCTCAGTTAAATATTTAAGCATCGCACTTCTGGCTCTAGTTGGTTTACAAGCCCAGGCACAACAACGCGACCTTGAGAACTACAGACTTCCTGACCAACGTGGGATCAACCAGTTTGAAGCTCCAAAAGATACTACCGATACCTTTGATGGTGTAAACGTGAGAATGGGAGGAGCCTTTGCCATCCAGTTCCAGGCTCTTGACCACGAAAGTACAGGATCCCCTGTGAACGCAGCCGGAGAACCTGTAGGACTTATAGAGATTGGAGATAACTTCAACCTTCCTACTGCCAACCTTGACCTTGATGTTGAGCTTTATGATGGGGTGAGAATGCACCTTAGAACTTACCTTTCTTCACGTCACCACCCCGAGCCATACGTAAAAGGCGGGTATATCCAAATAGACAAACTTGACTTTATAAGCGAAGGCTTTATGCAGCCCCTTATGAATAATATGAGGATTAAGATTGGTCATATGGAGAACAATTATGGTGATATGCACTTTAGAAGAAGTGATAACGCAATGGCACTTTACAATCCCTTCGTTGGAAACCTTATAATGGATGCCTTTACTACCGAAGTTGGTGCAGAGGTGTACTACTTCAACAATGGCCTTATCGCTATGGGTAGTGTAACAAACGGTAAACTAAACCAGGCTGTAAGCAATCCCGATGTAACAGGACCTTCTTACATAGCAAAACTTGGATATGACAACAATGCCGAAGAAGGACTAAGATTCCGCTTAACAGGATCTGTATACCACACCAACAAGAGTGCTAACGCATACCTTTACAGTGCAGACCGTGCAGGATCAAGATACTATCTTGTAATGGAAGCCACAGGAGCAACCCCTGCAGCCAACTTTAGCTCAGGCAGGTTCAACCCCGGCCTAAGAAATGAACTTACCGCCTTTATGGTAAACCCGTTCTTAAAGTATGGCGGACTTGAATTCTTCGGAACCTATGAAAGAGCTACCGTAAAGCAACAGCTGAGCCAGATACAAGAACCTTCAACCAGTATGCAGGTGAGCTTATCTACCGCTTTGGAAATAACGAGAACTTCTATGTAGGTGGTCGTTACAACCTTGTAGACGGAGAGTTAACTGCAGGTAAAGAAGTAGATATCACCCGGTACAATCTTGCAGGTGGATGGTTTATGACAAAGAACATCCTTGCAAAACTTGAATACGTGAACCAGGAGTACAATGGATTTGCCAATACAGATATAAGAAACGGCGGCGGATTCAACGGACTTATGTTTGAAGCAGTAATAAGCTTCTAAAAAGAAAATGTTGATCTAATAAGGAGGGGCAATCGCCCCTCTTTTTAATTTCCTGTTTCTTCTATAGAACAACTACTAATTTTACCAATTATAAAAAAGTAATGCCAGGTGAGAAGTCTATAATTTCGAATTAGCAATCTATGTTAACTGGAATCTTAAACATTCCCTAAAAAAAACTTAAGAAGCGAATAGTTTCGTAATATTGAGGTCTCATCAGCGGCTTGAAATAATTTAGGTTTGACTGAAAAAGCCAAATTAATGAAATCTATTTTTTCGTCCGGTAAGATCGAGAAGGTGCAAACAGAAGTAGAGGATCTCCAGAAAAAAAATATATTGAAGGAACTTCAGCATTTTCACGACAATTCTCTTGTTGCTTTTTATGCCTGCGACAGCCAGGGCCGTATCATTTATTATAATCCTGCAGCTGCCCGTTTATGGGGGGTTGAACCCGTCTTAGGTGAGACGTTTTGGTGTGGTTCGTGGAAAACCTTTCACCCCAACGGCCAGCCTATGGAGAGAGAGGAATGTCCTATGGCGAAGGCTATTGGGAATGAAGACCCATTAATAAAGCAGGAAATATACATTGAAAGACCTGATGGATCAATTAAAAATCTTCTGGCATTTCCACAGCGCATTTTTGATGAAAATCAAAACATAATAGGCGCATATTGCTCTCTTGTTGATGTTACAGACCAGCAAAGTGGGCAAATAAAACAGTCTACTCTTTCAGCAATTGTAGAATCTTCCGATGATGCAATTATAAGTAAGGATCTTACGGGAAAGATCATTAGCTGGAATAGAAGTGCCCAAAGAATATTTGGGTATACAGAAGAAGAAGTCCTGGGTAAACACATTACTATTCTCATTCCGGAATACTTGTTAGAAGAAGAAACACAAATTCTTTCAAAAATAAGACAGGGAAGAAGGGTAGATCATTTTGAAACTATTC is part of the Antarcticibacterium sp. 1MA-6-2 genome and harbors:
- a CDS encoding beta-L-arabinofuranosidase domain-containing protein, with the protein product MEATYENFRIIREHFGQVPGGMFGADENARPGYDDPRQGIETCGVVEQMNSNENLLQITGDIFWADHTEEITFNTLPATMMPDFKALRYITSPNMVLNDDQNHRPGIMNDGPFLMMNPFSSRCCQHNHGQGWPYLIENLWMATPDNGLAAVIYAPSTVNAKVADGKEVTITSDTKYPFEEDLEFKLNLDSTEVNFPLYLRIPGWAASASVSINNKQIQATPEAGKYLRISRNWKNGDVVKLSLPKELKLTTWEKNHNSISVAYGPLTFSLKIGEDYIKKESDETAIGDSKWQEGVNKEEWPSFEIHPTTPWNYGLIINKDDLQESFTIENRAWPENNFPFTVESAPIVIKAKAKKIPSWKIDEHGLAGELNDSPVKSNEPVETVELIPMGAARLRISAFPVIGEGEGANEWK
- a CDS encoding family 43 glycosylhydrolase, with product MKFIITFLLCFVLKQGFSQNTNYLKANAQTILLADPTVFENEGTYYLYGTNNDPSIKEQGFLVYTSKDLREWKGPVGAKDGFALKKGDSFGTKGFWAPQVFKYKGIFYMAYTADEQIAIATAKSPLGPFLNSSAKALEAPVKQIDPFIFIDEEGKKYLYHVRLQDGNRIFVAEMNDDFKSIKTETLQEIISGEEEWENTQNVEWLMN
- a CDS encoding family 43 glycosylhydrolase, giving the protein MYSANDFRNPDYAVGYATSKSPLGPWRKANNGPIISRSFMGENGPGHGDLFRNSKNELLYVFHTHYSGSEVHPRKTAITKLIFEDSGAVPVLKMDRGSFKL
- a CDS encoding cupin domain-containing protein; protein product: MELKKYNFKDDGKIPNNKLPLLLYKGAFIESGEEAANMLEENFTSNNWKNSWRNGVYDFHHYHSNTHEVLGVYSGKALLHLGGEEGEKIEVVAGDIIVIPAGVGHKNLGSENFKIVGAYPDGRDYNMNYGKEGERPSS
- a CDS encoding YceI family protein translates to MAEFADGQLVKINQLEFAVQAESLKSGKSGMDKNTYKALKTDSNKDITYKLNKVNNIDCVTAGSCKVTTSGTLTIAGTSKPVEITFDAKVTGDKVTLTGSKSLKMTEFKVDPPTAMFGTITTGDQVNIKFQSTFSK